From a single Paramisgurnus dabryanus chromosome 17, PD_genome_1.1, whole genome shotgun sequence genomic region:
- the LOC135737718 gene encoding uncharacterized protein produces the protein MFALPGAVADDEWSPEVVRQNTTLSTSAQGLVTGSGARDAQRRLSIATPAASQMIFALPRAMEDEEWSPEAHGLMTSSGERGAQQRLTSSAADRESIVSSGASVHHTIDTVERSTTFCVCHNEEDLDPSDPPDPSDPQPGPSGLEPCARRDHADLLKPTGYLEPGKCLSGSYTLEKTEIQEETGPKHYGPFDPEPRAQPDQTISQSCPFGLQRARKDNRQYSPFGLEPASYKEPLKCLSGSLCSLDSTEIQEETGPKHDGPFDPEPRAQPDQTISQSCPFGLQRARKDNRQYSPFGLEPASYKEPLKCLSGSLCSLDSTEIQEETGPKHDGPLDPEPRAQPDQTTSQPGPSGLQRAREDNRQYSPFGLEPASYKEPLKCLSGSLCSLDSTEIQEETGPKHDGPLDPEPRAQPDQTTSQPGPSGLQRAREDNRQYSPFGLEPASYKEPLKCLSGSLCSLDSTEIQEETGPKHDGPLDPEPRAQPDQTTSQPGPSGLQRAREDNRQYSPFGLEPASYKEPLKCHSGSLCSLDSTEIQEETGPKHDGPLDPEPRAQPDQTTSQPGPSGLQRAREDNRQYSPFGLEPAGYKTPVYCQASTSKQTDRQVPAKPEHRPCSEEEKSDEAEADPEPSDLQLNYRPGRIFKLHYEMGRHIGRGAFGNVFEGRRLSDNKTVAIKIIEKSFRNRYIELPDHQRPLVAEVAINLLLLKPKKSPHIVEMLDWFTEDHEHILVLENPAPCVTLTKFIRDKRRISEELARDFMHQAILGAKDCFRRGVYHGDIKLDNILINTDTLKLKLIDFGVSKLTKACTVHGVDKEKLGPCVANTICSLGALLYKILHGDDLTKPYYAFTKSDRARTSSKECEDFMDLCFQDDKSGRKRKPKLDDLLKHPWMMKK, from the exons ATGTTTGCTCTTCCCGGTGCTGTAGCGGATGATGAATGGAGCCCAGAAG TTGTTAGACAAAATACAACATTGTCTACTTCAGCTCAAGGGCTTGTGACTGGCAGCGGTGCACGTGATGCTCAACGGAGGTTGAGCATCGCTACACCTGCAGCCAGTCAGATGATATTTGCCCTTCCCAGGGCTATGGAGGATGAGGAGTGGAGCCCAGAAG CTCATGGACTCATGACCAGCAGCGGAGAACGAGGCGCTCAACAGAGGTTGACCTCATCTGCAGCTGATCGAGAGTCCATTGTGTCTTCTGGGGCTTCAGTGCACCACACAATAGACACGGTGGAGAGGAGTACA ACATTCTGTGTCTGCCATAATGAGGAAGACTTGGATCCATCTGACCCACCTGATCCATCTGATCCTCAGCCAGGTCCATCCGGCCTGGAGCCATGTGCCCGTAGAGATCATGCTGATTTACTCAAGCCAACGGGCTATCTAGAACCAGGGAAATGCCTGTCTGGTTCTTATACCTTGGAAAAAACTGAAATCCAAGAAGAGACTGGTCCCAAACATTATGGTCCCTTCGACCCGGAGCCCCGTGCTCAACCGGATCAGACTATTAGTCAGTCATGCCCATTCGGCCTGCAGAGGGCTCGTAAAGACAATCGGCAATATAGTCCCTTCGGACTTGAGCCGGCGAGCTATAAGGAACCTTTGAAATGCCTCTCTGGTTCATTATGTTCCTTGGACTCAACTGAAATCCAAGAAGAGACTGGTCCCAAACATGATGGTCCCTTCGACCCGGAGCCCCGTGCTCAACCGGATCAGACTATTAGTCAGTCATGCCCATTCGGCCTGCAGAGGGCTCGTAAAGACAATCGGCAATATAGTCCCTTCGGACTTGAGCCGGCGAGCTATAAGGAACCTTTGAAATGCCTCTCTGGTTCATTATGTTCCTTGGACTCAACTGAAATCCAAGAAGAGACTGGTCCCAAACATGATGGTCCCTTGGACCCGGAGCCCCGTGCTCAACCGGATCAGACTACTAGTCAGCCAGGCCCATCCGGCCTGCAGAGGGCTCGTGAAGACAATCGGCAATATAGTCCCTTCGGACTTGAGCCGGCGAGCTATAAGGAACCTTTGAAATGCCTTTCTGGTTCATTATGTTCCTTGGACTCAACTGAAATCCAAGAAGAGACTGGTCCCAAACATGATGGTCCCTTGGACCCGGAGCCCCGTGCTCAACCGGATCAGACTACTAGTCAGCCAGGCCCATCCGGCCTGCAGAGGGCTCGTGAAGACAATCGGCAATATAGTCCCTTCGGACTTGAGCCGGCGAGCTATAAGGAACCTTTGAAATGCCTCTCTGGTTCATTATGTTCCTTGGACTCAACTGAAATCCAAGAAGAGACTGGTCCCAAACATGATGGTCCCTTGGACCCGGAGCCCCGTGCTCAACCGGATCAGACTACTAGTCAGCCAGGCCCATCCGGCCTGCAGAGGGCTCGTGAAGACAATCGGCAATATAGTCCCTTCGGACTTGAGCCGGCGAGCTATAAGGAACCTTTGAAATGCCACTCTGGTTCATTATGTTCCTTGGACTCAACTGAAATCCAAGAAGAGACTGGTCCCAAACATGATGGTCCCTTGGACCCGGAGCCCCGTGCTCAACCTGATCAGACTACTAGTCAGCCAGGCCCATCCGGCCTGCAGAGGGCTCGTGAAGATAATCGGCAGTATAGTCCCTTCGGACTCGAGCCGGCCGGCTATAAAACACCAGTCTATTGCCAGGCTAGTACATCAAAGCAAACAGATCGTCAAGTTCCAGCTAAACCTGAACATCGTCCATGCTCTGAAGAGGAGAAAAGTGATGAAGCTGAAGCTGACCCTGAACCATCTGACCTGCAGTTAAATTACCGGCCTGGAA GAatatttaaattacattatgaAATGGGAAGACATATAGGAAGAGGTGCCTTTGGTAATGTTTTTGAGGGAAGACGCCTGTCTGATAACAAAACG GTCGCCATCAAAATAATCGAGAAGTCATTTAGGAACCGGTACATCGAACTT cCTGATCACCAAAGGCCTTTAGTTGCAGAAGTGGCTATAAATCTACTTTTACTCAAACCTAAGAAAAGCCCACACATTGTGGAAATGTTGGACTGGTTTACTGAAGATCATGAGCACATCCTGGTTTTAGAGAATCCGGCTCCCTGCGTGACCCTGACGAAGTTTATAAGAGACAAACGTCGCATCTCTGAAGAGCTGGCACGTGATTTTATGCACCAAGCAATCCTCGGTGCTAAAGACTGCTTTAGGCGCGGTGTCTACCATGGTGACATAAAGCTTGATAACATCCTGATCAATACAGACACGTTGAAGCTCAAGTTAATCGACTTTGGAGTCAGCAAACTTACGAAAGCTTGTACCGTTCATGGCGTGGACAAAGAGA AGCTAGGACCTTGTGTTGCAAACACGATCTGTTCTTTGGGTGCTTTACTTTACAAAATTCTGCATGGAGACGATCTGACTAAACCATATTATGCATTCACCAAAAGTGATCGGGCTAGAACTTCATCCAAAG AGTGTGAAGATTTCATGGATCTGTGTTTTCAGGATGATAAAAGCGGCAGAAAGAGAAAGCCAAAATTAGATGATCTCTTAAAACACCCATGGatgatgaaaaaataa